The Lycium barbarum isolate Lr01 chromosome 9, ASM1917538v2, whole genome shotgun sequence genome has a segment encoding these proteins:
- the LOC132609360 gene encoding putative late blight resistance protein homolog R1A-3: MYLPNGIWEMSQLRHLHSTRMYLYSPSEVSANEVKYRVLENLQSVSGLSPRCCTKEIFEGIKKVKKLGISGTEHEFDSEEDMKIISMLPKLEVLKLKRDAFASGTDVRPDVWEVTEMGFPELKFLLVEELRLDYWRATDDYFPSLQCIIVRNCRFLIEIPQGFADSMTLQLIELYQCSPSLVSSAEQIQKEQLESFGDNMLNVYAFDTIRE; this comes from the exons ATGTATTTACCAAATGGAATTTGGGAAATGTCTCAATTGAGGCACCTCCACTCTACAAGGATGTATTTGTATTCTCCTTCAGAGGTATCAGCTAATGAAGTTAAGTACCGGGTTCTGGAAAATTTGCAAAGTGTTTCAGGGTTGAGTCCTCGTTGTTGCacaaaagaaatatttgaagggATTAAAAAGGTGAAAAAACTGGGGATTTCTGGCACTGAACACGAATTTGATAGTGAG GAGGACATGAAGATCATTAGCATGTTGCCCAAACTCGAGGTGCTCAAGTTGAAGAGGGATGCCTTTGCAAGTGGTACGGATGTAAGACCAGATGTCTGGGAAGTAACAGAGATGGGATTTCCTGAATTGAAATTCTTGCTCGTTGAGGAGTTGCGTCTTGATTATTGGAGAGCCACTGATGATTATTTCCCATCCCTTCAGTGCATAATTGTCAGAAATTGCCGGTTTTTAATAGAGATTCCTCAAGGATTTGCAGATAGTATGACACTGCAGCTAATTGAGTTATATCAATGTTCTCCGTCCCTTGTGAGTTCTGCTGAGCAGATCCAAAAAGAGCAATTAGAGAGTTTTGGAGACAACATGCTTAACGTTTATGCCTTTGACACAATTAGAG AGTGA